TGCCGAAAATGCTTTTAGAATACAGGGAGCTCGCCAAATTAAAATCGACTTATGTCGATTCGCTTCCTGAGCTTATCAATCCGAAGACCGGACGGGTACATACGTCGTTTAACCAGACGGTTACGGCTACCGGGCGGCTCTCGTCGAGCGGGCCGAACCTGCAGAACATACCGGTGAAGACGGATGAGGGGAAGAAGATCCGCAGAGCTTTTATACCGGCGTCGGAATCCAGCGTCCTTTTGTCGGCCGACTACTCGCAGATAGAGTTGAGGATACTGGCGCATCTTTCCGGCGACAAGCAGTTGGCGAAGGCGTTCAAGGAAGGACTCGACATACATACTTTTACGGCAAGCTTGGTTTTCGGCGCGAAGCCCGAGGAGGTTACCTCCGAGATGCGGGCCATGGCGAAGACGGTCAATTTTGGCATCGTGTACGGCATGAGCCCGTACGGCCTGTCCCAGAGTTTAAGTATAGGAGTAGACAAGGCTAAAGAGTTCATAGACTCATATTTCGAGCGGTACCCCGATATTAAAAAATACCTCGAGGGGCTCGTCGAGGAGGCGAGAAAGAACGGTTTCGTTTCCACGATATTAGGCCGCAGGCGTTACATACCGGAGATAAGTAACCCGGATATGCGGATCAGGCAATTTGCCGAGAGGACCGCCGTGAACGCGCCGATACAGGGCTCCGCCGCGGATGTGATAAAAGTCGCGATGATCGCCATAAGCGAAAAGTTGCGCGGGAGCGGAATGAAGACGAAGATGACGATGCAGGTGCACGACGAGCTTGTCTTCGATGTCCCGAGGAGCGAGCTTGAAAAAGCGCGGAAGATAGTAAAGGAAGGCATGGAAGACATTATAAAATTAAAGGTGCCGGTGGAAGCGCATATAGAAGTAGGCAAAAATTGGCTCGATATGGAGGCTGTGTGAATAAGCTAAAGGTTTTGTTTGTGGCGGGCGAGGTAGCGCCGTTCGCTAAGACGGGCGGGCTTGCCGACGTTGCCGGGAGCCTGCCGATAGCTCTCGAAGAGATGGGCGTCGATGTGCGCGTCATCATGCCGAAGTACGCCTGCGTGAAGACGGAAGGTTCCGAGGCCGTCATAGGCAAAGAGGTAAAAGTATATTTTGTGGAGAACGAGGGTTATTTTAACAGAAAGGAACTCTACGGCGACAAATTCGGCGATTATCGCGATAACTTAGACAGGTTCGCGTTCTTTTGCAGAGAGGCGCTGGAGCGCTGTAAGAAGGAAGGTTTTCAGCCGGACGTAATACATTGTAACGACTGGCAGACAGCACTCATACCGGTTTATCTTAATACCCTGTATAAATACGATTCGTTTTTTGCTAAAACAAAAGTGCTTTATACTATACATAATCTCGCGTACCAGGGCGTATTCCCGAAGGAAGAATTCCCGAAGATTGGATTGGACTGGAATCTTTTCACCATAGAATATTTCGAATTCTACGACAAGGTTAATCTCGCGAAAGCGGGTATCGTTTATTCCGACGCGGTGAGCACGGTGAGCCCGACTTACGCCAAAGAGATACTTACCAAAGAGTTCGGTTGCGGGCTGGAAGGTGTATTGAAAAACAAAGAGAAGGTGCTGTCCGGTATTCTAAACGGCCTCGATTATACCGCTTGGAACCCGGCGACCGACAGGAAGATATTTAAAAAATATTCGATCCCGACCGTCGATGATAAATACGCGAACAAAGAGAGGCTCCAGAAAGAGACGGCTTTAAAGATAGATCGCGATATACCGCTGATCGGTATCATATCGCGCCTTGCGGATCAGAAGGGCCTCGATCTTCTGGCGAAGATAATCGACGAGCTCCTGAATATGAAAGTGCAGTTCATCCTTCTGGGCACGGGAGACAATAAATACCACATCCTTTTCGAGAAGATGAAAAAGATCCACGGCAAGAACGCGTCTATAAACCTGAAGTTCGACGCTACCTTGGCGCAGAAGATATATGCCGCCGCGGATATATTTCTGATACCGTCGAGGTATGAACCATGCGGGCTTGGCCAGATGATAAGTTTCCGATACGGCACGATACCGGTCGTCAGGGAGACGGGCGGTTTGAAGGATAGCGTAGAAGAGTTCAGTTCCAAGACCAGGGAGGGCAACGGCTTTACGTTCTCCGAATACAGGGCCGACCATCTTTTTGCCGCTATAAAAAGGGCGCTCGCGGCGTATAAAAATAAGACGGTCTGGTCGGATCTCGTTAAACGGGTAATGGCGCTCGATTTTTCATGGGAATCGTCGGCGAAAGAATATGTAAAGCTGTATGGGAAGATAACCGCGTGAAATAACCGCGTAGGTTATCTAAGGATTGACACGCGGCCAACCTACGCGGTTATTTACGAATCGCGAAGAATAATTTTAGCCGAGTCGAGAAGGTATATAGCGGATATGGCAACGATAATCGGCATAACAGGAAGTTTCGGCACCGGCAAGACCTTCGTCGCGTCGGTATTCGGTTCTTTGGGCGCCTCGGTAATAGACGCCGACAGGATAGCGCACGCGGTCATCCAAAAGAAGAGCCGGGAATATATACGTATAGTCAAGCTATTCGGTAAGGACATATTAAATAGAAAAGGAGAGATAGATAGAAAGCGCCTGGGGGATAAAGTATTTACACACCCCGCGCTTCTGAAAAAATTGAATAAAATAGTTCATCCGCGGATTATAAAAGAAATTAAATGCTCCATCCGCAGAGCGAAGAAGTCAAATCGAAAAGGTGTAGTTGTCATAGACGCGCCGCTTCTCATAGAGGCGGGTCTTGACAGGCTTACCGATAAATTGGTAGTAGTCAAATGTTCAAAAAGGAGACAGGTAGAAAGATGCCGAGAAAAATTCTGCATTCAAAAGAAGGAAATAGCGCGAAGGATATCCAGCCAGATGACGTTAAAGAAAAAACTGAAAATGGCGGATCTGGTGATAGACAACAGCGGGACAAAGTTCCGGACGAGAGAACAGGTGCGAAGAGTATGGGGGGAGGGAAAGTTATGGAGATAGCCGAGCTTAAGTCGATGAGTATCTCGGAACTTACCAAGTTGGCGAAGGACTTGAATGTCAACGGCATGAGCGGGTTGAAGAAGCAGGATCTTATATTCAAAATCCTGCAGGCGAAGACCGAGAAAGAAGGTCTTATATTCGGCGAAGGTGTTCTTGAGATACTTCCCGACGGGTTCGGTTTCTTGAGGAGCCCGGACTACAATTATCTTCCCGGCCCCGACGATATATACGTATCACCGTCGCAGATAAGGCGTTTTAATCTGCGCACAGGCGATACCGTTAGCGGCCAGATACGTCCGCCGAAAGAGGGCGAGAGGTATTTCGCTCTACTCAAGGTCGAAGCGGTCAATTTCGGCAATCCCGACGAGACGAAAGACAAGACGCTCTTCGATAATCTCACGCCGCTGTATCCCGACGAGAGATTTATCCTCGAGACAAAACCTGATGAGGTATCGATGAGGGTTATGGATCTCCTGACCCCGGTCGGCAAAGGCCAGCGCGGGCTTATAGTCGCGCCGCCGTACAGTGGCAAGACGGTGTTATTGCAGAAGTTCGCCAACGCCGTTACGACGAATTATCCGGAAGCGGTGCTTATCGTGCTTCTCATAGACGAGCGGCCCGAAGAGGTTACGGATATGCAACGTTCGGTAAAGGGCGAAGTGATAAGCTCGACCTTCGACGAGCCGTCGGAGCGCCACATACAGGTCGCGGAGATAGTTCTCGAGAAGGCGAAACGGTTAGTCGAATCGCGAAAAGACGTCGTGATACTTTTGGATTCTATAACGCGCCTTGCGCGCGCGTACAATTCGTGCGTGCCGCACTCCGGGAAGATACTTTCCGGCGGAGTAGACTCGAACGCGCTACAGAAGCCCAAGAGGTTTTTCGGCGCGGCGCGTAATATCGAAGAAGGCGGATCGCTTACCATCATCGCGACGGCCTTAGTCGATACGGGGTCGCGGATGGACGAAGTTATCTTCGAGGAGTTTAAGGGCACCGGCAACATGGAGCTCCAGATGGACCGCAACCTTTTCCAGAAGAGGATATATCCGGCCATCGATATCAAACGGTCGAATACGCGTAAAGAGGAACTGCTCGTCCATCCCGACGAGCTTAAGAGGATATGGCTCATGAGGAAAGTTTTAAATGAGCTCAATACGGACGAGGCGATGCAGCTTCTGATAGAGAAGCTGTCGAAGTCGAAGACGAACGCCGAGTTCTTAATGTCAATGAACCAATAACAAGGAGGAGTAGCGTGAGAGATAAAATTCATCCGGAATACAAAGAATCGACGATCGCATGTGTATGCGGCGAAGTGTTTCAGACACGCTCGACAAAACAGAATATCCACGTCGATATCTGCTCGAAGTGCCATCCGTTCTTTACGGGTAAGCAGAAGCTTCTTGACTCTGCGGGCCGTCTCGAGAAATTTGCCAAGCGCTATGCGGGCAAAGTGAAATCGAAATAAGACAATGGTTTTCGCGAAGGTAATAGAAGAGAAGCGGAAGCGGTACGATAAGCTGCACGAGCTTTTGGCGGACCCCAAAGTTATCGCAAACGCGCCGGAATATCAGGCGCTGGCGAAAGAACTCGCCGGGCTTACTCCGATAATAAGCGCGCACAACGATTATCTGAGGGCGTCGAAAGATGTTGCGGATCTCGAAAAAGTGCTTTCCGACAAAGCTCAGGCACAGGATAAGGAGTTTCTCGTACTCGCCGAAGAAGAACGGCGCAAACTCGAAAAGGAT
This genomic stretch from Candidatus Omnitrophota bacterium harbors:
- the rho gene encoding transcription termination factor Rho codes for the protein MEIAELKSMSISELTKLAKDLNVNGMSGLKKQDLIFKILQAKTEKEGLIFGEGVLEILPDGFGFLRSPDYNYLPGPDDIYVSPSQIRRFNLRTGDTVSGQIRPPKEGERYFALLKVEAVNFGNPDETKDKTLFDNLTPLYPDERFILETKPDEVSMRVMDLLTPVGKGQRGLIVAPPYSGKTVLLQKFANAVTTNYPEAVLIVLLIDERPEEVTDMQRSVKGEVISSTFDEPSERHIQVAEIVLEKAKRLVESRKDVVILLDSITRLARAYNSCVPHSGKILSGGVDSNALQKPKRFFGAARNIEEGGSLTIIATALVDTGSRMDEVIFEEFKGTGNMELQMDRNLFQKRIYPAIDIKRSNTRKEELLVHPDELKRIWLMRKVLNELNTDEAMQLLIEKLSKSKTNAEFLMSMNQ
- the glgA gene encoding glycogen synthase GlgA → MNKLKVLFVAGEVAPFAKTGGLADVAGSLPIALEEMGVDVRVIMPKYACVKTEGSEAVIGKEVKVYFVENEGYFNRKELYGDKFGDYRDNLDRFAFFCREALERCKKEGFQPDVIHCNDWQTALIPVYLNTLYKYDSFFAKTKVLYTIHNLAYQGVFPKEEFPKIGLDWNLFTIEYFEFYDKVNLAKAGIVYSDAVSTVSPTYAKEILTKEFGCGLEGVLKNKEKVLSGILNGLDYTAWNPATDRKIFKKYSIPTVDDKYANKERLQKETALKIDRDIPLIGIISRLADQKGLDLLAKIIDELLNMKVQFILLGTGDNKYHILFEKMKKIHGKNASINLKFDATLAQKIYAAADIFLIPSRYEPCGLGQMISFRYGTIPVVRETGGLKDSVEEFSSKTREGNGFTFSEYRADHLFAAIKRALAAYKNKTVWSDLVKRVMALDFSWESSAKEYVKLYGKITA
- the coaE gene encoding dephospho-CoA kinase (Dephospho-CoA kinase (CoaE) performs the final step in coenzyme A biosynthesis.) produces the protein MATIIGITGSFGTGKTFVASVFGSLGASVIDADRIAHAVIQKKSREYIRIVKLFGKDILNRKGEIDRKRLGDKVFTHPALLKKLNKIVHPRIIKEIKCSIRRAKKSNRKGVVVIDAPLLIEAGLDRLTDKLVVVKCSKRRQVERCREKFCIQKKEIARRISSQMTLKKKLKMADLVIDNSGTKFRTREQVRRVWGEGKLWR
- the rpmE gene encoding 50S ribosomal protein L31; the encoded protein is MRDKIHPEYKESTIACVCGEVFQTRSTKQNIHVDICSKCHPFFTGKQKLLDSAGRLEKFAKRYAGKVKSK